A genomic stretch from Microcebus murinus isolate Inina chromosome 19, M.murinus_Inina_mat1.0, whole genome shotgun sequence includes:
- the ARL6IP1 gene encoding ADP-ribosylation factor-like protein 6-interacting protein 1, with amino-acid sequence MAEGDNRSTNLLAAETASLEEQLQGWGEVMLMTDKVLRWERAWFPPAIMGVVSLVFLIIYYLDPSVLSGVSCFVMFLCLADYLVPILAPRIFGSNKWTTEQQQRFHEICSNLVKTRRRAVGWWKRLFTLKEEKPKMYFMTMIISLAAVAWVGQQVHNLLLTYLIVTFLLLLPGLNQHGIISKYIGMAKREINKLLKQKEKKNE; translated from the exons ATGGCGGAGGGAGATAATCGTAgcaccaacttgctg GCTGCAGAGACTGCAAGTCTGGAAGAGCAGCTGCAAGGATGGGGAGAAGTGATGCTGATGACGGATAAAGTCCTCCGATGGGAAAGAGCCTGGTTTCCACCTGCCATCATGGGTGTGGTTTCTTTGGTGTTTCT gaTTATCTACTATCTAGATCCATCTGTTCTGTCCGGTGTTTcctgttttgttatgtttttgtgCTTGGCTGACTACCTTGTTCCCATTCTAGCGCCTAGAATTTTTGGCTCCAATAAGTG gacCACCGAACAACAGCAGAGATTCCATGAAATTTGCAGCAATCTAGTAAAAACTCGGCGCAGAGCTGTGGGCTGGTGGAAACGCCTCTTCACACTAAAGGAAGAAAAGCCTAAAATG tACTTCATGACCATGATCATTTCTCTTGCTGCGGTTGCTTGGGTGGGACAACAAGTCCACAACCTGCTTCTCACCTACCTGATAG tgACTTTCTTACTGTTGCTTCCTGGACTTAACCAACATGGAATCATTTCAAAGTACATCGGAATGGCCAAAAGGGAAATCAACAAGCttctcaaacaaaaagaaaagaaaaatgaataa